Proteins from a genomic interval of Mycobacterium conspicuum:
- a CDS encoding enoyl-CoA hydratase/isomerase family protein, with protein MGRESPGTLELDRPRDGVAVIRLNRPNRLNAINEAMRSELAQTLHDLAVDRSVHAVILTGAGRGFCSGIDVRDSGPGIPQADAPALDRMRFQETMAALAEAIRNLPQPVVAAVNGPCVGAGLALCLASDIRICSTAASFANGAILLGLSGAEMGMSYHLPRIVGTSVAADWMLTGRTVSAAEADRRGLVSEVVEPDRLGERAVELAGLIADHAPLSAQLTKRALQVNTDASSLASALELENRNQVISHATDEAAARRAKWSS; from the coding sequence GTGGGCAGAGAATCGCCGGGCACTCTGGAGCTCGATCGACCGCGCGACGGCGTCGCCGTCATCCGCCTGAACCGTCCGAACCGGCTCAACGCGATCAACGAGGCCATGCGGTCCGAATTGGCCCAGACCTTGCACGATCTGGCCGTCGACCGCTCGGTACACGCCGTGATTCTCACCGGCGCCGGGCGGGGCTTTTGCTCCGGCATCGACGTGCGCGATTCCGGGCCGGGCATACCGCAGGCCGATGCGCCCGCGCTGGATCGCATGCGATTCCAGGAGACCATGGCCGCACTGGCCGAAGCCATCCGGAACCTGCCACAACCGGTCGTCGCCGCCGTCAACGGGCCCTGCGTCGGCGCGGGGTTGGCGCTGTGCCTGGCGTCGGATATCCGGATCTGTTCGACGGCAGCATCTTTCGCCAACGGCGCGATCCTGCTTGGGCTGTCGGGTGCCGAGATGGGCATGAGCTATCACCTGCCGCGCATCGTGGGCACCAGCGTCGCCGCGGACTGGATGCTGACCGGGCGCACGGTGTCGGCCGCCGAGGCCGATCGGCGTGGCCTGGTCAGCGAGGTCGTCGAACCGGATCGCCTGGGCGAGCGCGCGGTGGAGCTGGCCGGGCTGATCGCGGACCATGCCCCGCTGAGCGCGCAACTGACCAAGCGCGCGCTGCAGGTCAACACCGACGCGTCGAGCCTCGCGTCGGCGCTGGAGCTAGAGAACCGCAATCAGGTGATCTCGCACGCGACCGACGAGGCGGCCGCGCGCCGCGCGAAATGGTCGTCGTGA
- a CDS encoding CaiB/BaiF CoA transferase family protein has product MTGPLRGVRIVMMGGLGPGPFCGMLLGDLGADVIRIDPVATVDGPLPIDYTVRRSQRSLAADVKDPRGRDLVHRLADDADAFVDVYRPGVAERLGIGPDALCERNPRLVYARMTGYGQDGPLAGHAGHDINYIALTGALHGIGTAETPLPPLNLVGDYGGGGMLLAVGLLSAILQARESGEGQVLDVAMIDGVATLLAPYFGMVRQDTWRDRREDNLLDGAAHFYGAYTTADGRHIAVGAMEPKFYAELCDRLGVDVPHDDDQPAAWAAHRATLAARFAEKTRDEWERILDSPGCCATPVLSLSEAPRHPHLVARQTFIDVDGVTQPAPAPRFSRTRPAPPTPPALPGDHTHTLLRELGFDTDAITGLEQAGFVRQSVRQSKRG; this is encoded by the coding sequence GTGACCGGCCCACTGCGGGGCGTGCGCATCGTGATGATGGGCGGCCTGGGACCGGGCCCATTCTGCGGAATGCTGTTGGGAGACTTGGGCGCCGACGTGATCCGGATCGACCCCGTGGCCACCGTCGACGGCCCGCTGCCGATCGACTACACCGTTCGCCGCAGCCAGCGTTCGCTTGCCGCCGACGTGAAGGATCCCCGCGGCAGGGACCTCGTGCACCGGTTGGCCGACGACGCCGACGCCTTCGTCGACGTGTACCGGCCCGGCGTGGCCGAACGGCTGGGCATCGGCCCCGACGCGCTGTGCGAGCGCAATCCGCGGCTGGTGTATGCCCGCATGACGGGATACGGCCAGGACGGCCCCCTGGCCGGACATGCCGGCCACGACATCAACTACATCGCCCTGACCGGCGCGCTGCACGGCATCGGCACGGCCGAAACCCCTTTGCCACCACTGAATCTGGTCGGGGACTACGGCGGCGGCGGCATGCTGCTGGCCGTCGGCCTGCTCAGCGCGATCCTTCAGGCCCGCGAGTCGGGCGAGGGCCAGGTCCTCGACGTCGCGATGATCGACGGCGTGGCGACCCTGCTGGCGCCGTATTTCGGGATGGTTCGGCAGGACACCTGGCGTGACCGCCGCGAGGACAATCTGCTCGACGGTGCCGCCCACTTTTACGGTGCGTATACCACCGCCGACGGACGCCACATCGCGGTCGGGGCGATGGAACCGAAGTTCTACGCCGAGCTGTGCGACCGCCTCGGTGTCGACGTGCCGCACGACGACGACCAGCCGGCCGCGTGGGCGGCGCATCGGGCGACATTGGCCGCGCGTTTCGCCGAAAAGACCCGCGACGAATGGGAACGGATCCTCGATTCGCCGGGATGCTGTGCCACACCGGTGCTTTCGCTATCCGAGGCCCCCCGGCATCCGCATCTCGTCGCGCGCCAAACGTTCATCGACGTCGACGGCGTAACGCAGCCGGCGCCGGCACCGCGATTCTCACGGACCCGGCCCGCACCACCCACACCCCCGGCGCTGCCCGGCGACCACACGCATACGTTGCTGCGCGAGCTTGGCTTCGACACCGACGCCATCACCGGGCTCGAACAGGCCGGCTTCGTGAGACAAAGCGTGAGACAAAGCAAGAGGGGATGA
- a CDS encoding oxidoreductase: MSTWLITGCSTGLGRALAEAVIGAGHNAVVTARDATKVADLAEAAPERVLAATLDVTSPEQVGSAVRQAEERFGGVDVLVNNAGYGYRAAVEEGDDADVRTLFETHFFGTIAMIKAVLPGMRSRRRGAIVNISSIGAQLTPVGSGYYAAVKAAIEGLSGALRGELAPLGISVTVVEPGAFRTDFAGRSLVQSSTVIDDYANTAGQRRKENDTIHGNQAGDPAKAGAAIIAAVEAPEPPGFLLLGPDAVAAYRYIADARASEIADWEKLSTSTNFDSL; this comes from the coding sequence ATGTCCACCTGGCTCATCACCGGTTGTTCGACCGGACTCGGGCGCGCCCTCGCCGAAGCGGTGATCGGCGCCGGCCACAACGCCGTCGTCACCGCGCGCGATGCGACGAAAGTCGCCGACCTGGCCGAGGCAGCACCGGAGCGGGTGCTCGCCGCCACCCTCGATGTCACCTCCCCCGAACAGGTCGGCTCGGCGGTGCGGCAGGCCGAGGAGCGCTTCGGCGGCGTCGATGTGCTGGTCAACAACGCCGGCTACGGCTATCGGGCCGCCGTCGAAGAAGGCGACGACGCCGACGTCCGCACCCTGTTCGAGACGCACTTCTTCGGCACCATCGCGATGATCAAAGCGGTCCTGCCCGGCATGCGGTCCCGGCGTCGCGGCGCGATCGTGAACATCTCCTCGATCGGCGCGCAACTGACCCCGGTCGGATCGGGCTACTACGCCGCGGTCAAGGCCGCCATCGAAGGCCTCAGCGGGGCCCTTCGCGGCGAGCTCGCGCCGCTCGGCATCTCGGTGACCGTCGTCGAGCCCGGCGCGTTTCGCACCGACTTCGCCGGCCGGTCGCTCGTCCAGTCGAGCACGGTCATCGACGACTACGCGAACACCGCCGGACAGCGTCGCAAAGAGAACGACACCATCCACGGCAACCAGGCCGGCGACCCGGCCAAGGCCGGCGCGGCGATCATCGCGGCCGTCGAGGCACCCGAGCCCCCCGGCTTCCTGCTGCTGGGGCCCGACGCCGTGGCCGCCTACCGTTACATCGCCGACGCGCGCGCGAGCGAGATCGCCGACTGGGAAAAGCTCAGCACCAGTACCAACTTTGACTCCTTGTAG
- a CDS encoding acyl-CoA dehydrogenase family protein produces the protein MSWDFSTDPQWAQQLEWVEDFVRTECEPIDLIVKESHDLNDPVRQALIPPLQEIVKQRGLWATHLGPHLGGPGYGQVKLALLNEILGRSECAPIVFGSQAPDSGNSEILAHYGTPELKALYLEPLLDNRIVSCFSMTEPQGGADPKVFTTTAVADGDYWIINGEKWFSSFASMASFIIVMAMTDPDAPPYQRYSMFVVPGDTPGINVLRNVGLGYQPTGGGREGYVRYENVRVPADHMLGPRGGAFVVAQTRLGGGRIHHAMRTVGLVRRIFDMICERAVSRYTQGEVLANKQLVQEMVADSWMEIEAFRLLTLQTAWKIDQFNDYQAVRADISAVKAMMQKVLHDVSARALQLHGSLGTTHEMPFVQYLVESFVLGLADGPTEVHKVTLARQLLKDRVPSPDLFPSEHLLRLREAAEAKFADKLAGIPRG, from the coding sequence ATGTCGTGGGATTTCTCCACCGACCCGCAATGGGCGCAACAACTGGAGTGGGTCGAGGACTTCGTGCGCACCGAGTGCGAACCGATCGACTTGATCGTCAAGGAATCCCACGACCTTAACGATCCGGTACGCCAGGCGCTGATCCCCCCGCTGCAGGAGATCGTCAAGCAGCGCGGGCTGTGGGCCACCCACCTGGGCCCGCACCTCGGCGGGCCGGGCTACGGCCAGGTGAAACTGGCGCTGCTCAACGAGATTCTGGGTCGTTCGGAGTGCGCACCCATCGTCTTCGGCTCGCAGGCGCCCGATTCCGGCAACAGCGAGATACTCGCCCACTACGGCACACCGGAACTCAAGGCGCTCTACCTCGAGCCGCTGCTGGACAACCGGATCGTGTCCTGCTTCTCGATGACCGAACCGCAGGGCGGCGCCGACCCGAAGGTGTTCACCACCACCGCGGTCGCCGACGGCGATTACTGGATCATCAACGGCGAGAAGTGGTTCTCGTCGTTCGCCTCGATGGCGTCGTTCATCATCGTGATGGCGATGACCGACCCCGACGCACCGCCCTACCAACGCTATTCGATGTTCGTCGTGCCCGGCGACACCCCCGGCATCAACGTGTTACGCAACGTCGGGCTGGGCTATCAGCCGACCGGCGGCGGGCGCGAGGGCTACGTCCGCTACGAGAACGTGCGGGTACCGGCCGATCACATGCTCGGCCCGCGCGGCGGGGCCTTCGTGGTCGCGCAGACCCGGTTGGGCGGTGGGCGGATTCACCACGCCATGCGCACGGTCGGACTGGTCCGGCGCATCTTCGACATGATTTGCGAGCGGGCGGTGTCGCGCTACACCCAGGGCGAGGTGTTGGCCAACAAGCAACTCGTCCAGGAGATGGTCGCCGACTCGTGGATGGAGATCGAAGCCTTCCGCCTGTTGACGCTGCAAACGGCTTGGAAGATCGACCAATTCAACGATTACCAGGCGGTGCGGGCCGACATTTCGGCGGTGAAGGCGATGATGCAGAAGGTGCTGCACGACGTGTCGGCGCGTGCCCTCCAGCTGCACGGCTCGTTGGGTACCACTCACGAGATGCCGTTCGTGCAGTACCTGGTGGAGTCGTTCGTGCTGGGCCTGGCCGACGGTCCGACCGAAGTGCACAAGGTGACGCTGGCGCGGCAGTTGCTGAAAGACCGTGTGCCGTCGCCTGATCTGTTCCCCTCCGAGCACCTGCTGCGGTTGCGGGAGGCCGCCGAGGCGAAGTTCGCCGACAAGCTGGCCGGCATCCCGCGCGGCTAG
- a CDS encoding nitroreductase family protein, whose translation MDLYDVMRTTFAAREFTDDPLPDEVLWRIIDNARFAPSGGNRQGAHVTVVRDAEARRRLADLGAPTARRYFAQLSAGENPWNSMHPSAVPQEVIDRTEIPDTFTAPIINAPVVLVVTVDLGVVASVDQHLDRVGLASGASVYPLIWNILLAARNEGYGGTMTTMAIPQEDHVRTLLGIPDHHAVAAVVPLGKPTRQLTKLRRRPIAEFVTVGRFDGPPLTG comes from the coding sequence ATGGACCTCTACGACGTCATGCGCACGACGTTCGCCGCGCGCGAGTTCACCGACGACCCCCTGCCCGACGAGGTGCTGTGGCGCATCATCGACAACGCCCGCTTCGCCCCGAGCGGCGGCAACCGGCAAGGCGCCCACGTCACCGTGGTGCGCGACGCCGAAGCCCGCCGCCGGTTGGCCGACCTCGGCGCCCCCACGGCCCGGCGCTACTTCGCGCAGCTGTCGGCCGGCGAAAACCCTTGGAATTCAATGCATCCCAGCGCAGTGCCGCAGGAGGTGATCGACCGCACCGAAATCCCGGACACATTCACCGCGCCCATCATCAACGCTCCCGTCGTCCTGGTCGTCACCGTCGACCTCGGCGTCGTCGCCTCCGTCGATCAGCACCTGGACCGCGTCGGCCTGGCCAGCGGGGCGTCAGTGTATCCACTGATCTGGAACATCCTGCTGGCCGCTCGCAACGAAGGCTACGGCGGCACCATGACCACGATGGCGATCCCGCAGGAGGACCACGTCCGTACCCTGCTGGGCATCCCGGACCATCATGCGGTCGCGGCCGTCGTGCCGCTCGGCAAACCCACCCGGCAACTGACCAAGCTGCGCCGCCGGCCGATCGCGGAGTTCGTCACCGTCGGGCGCTTCGACGGCCCCCCGCTGACGGGGTGA
- the ppk2 gene encoding polyphosphate kinase 2, whose product MPEIDLDALSTPEHGYTVNDEDDDDAILLDRDGNHVQTWREGYPYDHRMPRDEYERLKRRLQIELLKLQNHAKRIGARHVIVFEGRDAAGKGGTIQRFMEHLNPRSARTVALEKPSEREKTQWYLQRYVTHLPAGGEIVLFDRSWYNRAGVEKVMGFCTPEEHAQFLREAPVFERMLVNDGIDLTKFWFSVSPAEQRTRFAVRLVDPVRQWKFSPMDMESINRWDDYTAAKEEMFEATDTDLAPWIVVRSNDKKRARINAMRYVLAKSEYDDKDVELVGEPDPLIVGRALAD is encoded by the coding sequence ATGCCAGAGATCGACCTCGATGCCCTTTCCACTCCGGAACACGGATACACGGTCAACGACGAGGACGACGACGACGCGATCTTGCTCGACCGCGACGGCAACCATGTCCAGACCTGGCGTGAGGGGTATCCCTACGACCACCGGATGCCGCGCGACGAATACGAGCGCCTGAAGCGCCGGCTGCAAATCGAGTTGCTGAAGCTGCAGAACCACGCCAAGCGCATCGGCGCCCGACACGTCATCGTGTTCGAGGGCCGTGACGCCGCCGGCAAGGGCGGCACGATTCAGCGCTTCATGGAGCATCTCAATCCGCGCAGCGCACGAACCGTGGCGCTGGAAAAGCCGAGCGAACGCGAGAAAACGCAGTGGTACTTACAACGGTATGTCACCCACCTGCCGGCCGGCGGCGAGATCGTGTTGTTCGACCGGTCCTGGTACAACCGCGCGGGCGTGGAGAAGGTGATGGGCTTTTGCACGCCCGAAGAACACGCCCAGTTCCTCAGGGAGGCACCGGTTTTCGAGCGGATGCTGGTCAATGACGGCATAGACCTGACCAAGTTCTGGTTCTCGGTGTCACCGGCCGAGCAGCGCACCCGATTCGCGGTCCGGCTGGTCGACCCGGTGCGGCAGTGGAAGTTTTCGCCGATGGATATGGAGTCGATCAACCGCTGGGATGACTACACCGCCGCCAAGGAGGAGATGTTCGAGGCGACCGACACCGACCTCGCTCCCTGGATCGTGGTGCGAAGCAACGACAAGAAGCGCGCCCGGATCAACGCCATGCGCTACGTCCTGGCCAAGTCCGAGTACGACGACAAGGACGTCGAGCTGGTCGGCGAGCCGGATCCGCTGATTGTGGGCCGCGCGCTGGCCGACTGA
- a CDS encoding Hsp70 family protein, whose protein sequence is MRVGIDFGTTHTAVAVVDRGNYPVVAFDGSDTWPSLIAADSAGRLRFGIDAAAVRHEPGWSVLRSVKRLLNQAGPRTEVTLAGRSYRLADLLTGLLARLKEDLQNRSNAGLAPGETVEAAISVPANASSAQRLLTLDAFVAAGFHVVALLNEPSAAGLEYAHRYRSTITAKREYVLIYDLGGGTFDASLLRMTGQVNEVVISEGIQRLGGDDFDEAITQLVLARSKLAVDCAARDLLREECGARKESVGPQTRRFLVDLTAIDGAERAPFSCPIDDVYSVCSPLVDQTTELLERVLRDPTRDQDVAWSEVAGIYVVGGAGGFPLVPRMLRTTFGERRVKRSPHPFAATAIGLAVFLDTSSGFELSERFSRHFGVFREAQAGDDVVFDLIVPKDASLPPDGRSPLVISRTYRAAHNIGHFRFVECSRLVDGRPDGDVVPYDPVLFPFDPALHDREDLGRQPVGRWSDGPEVEERYVVAPSGAVEVTLTTRPAGYQRTFRLERRVSAGV, encoded by the coding sequence ATGAGAGTCGGCATCGACTTTGGCACCACTCACACGGCCGTCGCGGTTGTCGACCGCGGTAACTACCCGGTCGTCGCCTTCGACGGCAGCGATACCTGGCCTTCGCTGATCGCCGCCGACTCGGCCGGGCGGCTGCGCTTCGGGATCGACGCCGCCGCCGTGCGCCACGAGCCGGGCTGGTCGGTGCTGCGGTCGGTCAAGCGCCTGCTCAACCAGGCCGGTCCGCGGACCGAGGTCACCCTGGCCGGGCGCAGCTACCGGCTGGCCGACCTGCTCACCGGCCTGCTGGCTCGGCTGAAAGAGGATCTGCAGAATCGCTCGAACGCCGGGCTCGCGCCGGGCGAAACCGTCGAGGCCGCGATCAGCGTGCCGGCCAACGCGTCGAGCGCCCAGCGTCTGCTGACGCTGGATGCCTTCGTGGCGGCGGGTTTTCATGTCGTCGCCCTGCTGAACGAACCGTCGGCGGCGGGCCTCGAGTACGCCCATCGGTACCGCTCCACGATCACCGCCAAACGCGAGTACGTGCTCATCTATGACCTGGGCGGCGGCACGTTCGACGCCTCGCTGCTGAGGATGACCGGGCAGGTGAATGAGGTGGTCATCAGCGAGGGCATCCAACGCCTGGGCGGCGACGACTTCGACGAGGCGATCACCCAACTCGTCCTGGCCCGCTCGAAGCTGGCGGTGGATTGCGCCGCACGCGATCTGCTGCGGGAGGAGTGCGGCGCGCGCAAGGAATCCGTCGGGCCGCAGACGCGCCGCTTTTTGGTGGACCTCACGGCCATCGACGGCGCGGAGCGGGCCCCGTTCTCCTGTCCCATCGATGACGTCTATTCGGTGTGCTCGCCGCTGGTCGACCAGACCACCGAGCTTCTCGAGCGCGTCCTTCGCGACCCGACGCGAGACCAGGACGTCGCGTGGTCGGAGGTGGCCGGCATCTACGTGGTGGGCGGGGCGGGCGGCTTCCCGCTGGTCCCCCGGATGCTGCGCACCACGTTCGGCGAGCGGCGGGTGAAGCGCTCGCCACACCCGTTCGCCGCCACCGCCATCGGCCTCGCCGTCTTCCTCGACACCTCGTCCGGTTTCGAACTGTCCGAACGCTTTTCGCGCCACTTCGGCGTGTTCCGCGAGGCGCAAGCCGGCGACGACGTGGTCTTCGATCTGATCGTGCCCAAGGACGCGTCACTGCCGCCCGACGGGCGCTCGCCGCTGGTCATCAGCCGCACCTATCGCGCGGCGCACAACATTGGACATTTTCGGTTTGTGGAGTGCAGCCGGCTGGTCGACGGTCGTCCCGACGGCGACGTGGTGCCCTATGATCCGGTCCTGTTCCCGTTCGACCCGGCGCTGCACGACCGGGAGGATCTGGGGCGCCAGCCGGTCGGGCGCTGGAGCGACGGACCGGAGGTCGAGGAGCGCTACGTCGTCGCCCCCAGCGGCGCGGTGGAAGTGACCCTGACCACGCGGCCGGCCGGCTACCAGCGCACCTTCCGGCTGGAACGACGCGTCTCTGCGGGCGTGTGA
- a CDS encoding DUF1918 domain-containing protein, whose protein sequence is MKAKVGDFLVVKGTTAERHDQHAEILEVRSADGSPPYVVRWQVDGHEATVYPGCDAVVVSAAEHTESARRAGARAGRS, encoded by the coding sequence ATGAAAGCCAAAGTCGGCGACTTTCTCGTGGTCAAGGGCACGACCGCGGAACGACACGATCAGCACGCCGAGATCCTCGAGGTGCGCTCCGCGGACGGTTCGCCGCCCTACGTGGTGCGCTGGCAGGTGGACGGGCACGAGGCCACGGTGTACCCCGGGTGCGACGCCGTCGTCGTGAGCGCCGCCGAGCACACCGAATCCGCACGCCGCGCCGGGGCGCGGGCCGGCCGTTCCTAG